From one [Ruminococcus] lactaris ATCC 29176 genomic stretch:
- a CDS encoding peptidoglycan D,D-transpeptidase FtsI family protein, translating into MGYLVYFSIVRAKLVVNSPYNQRQDAYAQSVIRGKLVDKNGNTLAETVVDEDGNESRNYPYGELFAHVIGYSNDKLGKTGLESVENFELLTSNAFFIEKLKNEFSETKNMGDTVVTTLDADLQQAAYQALGENKGAVVVMEAATGKILAMVSKPAYDPNNIVAAWSDLNSDDTNSPLLNRATQGSYAPGSTFKVVTALSYIRQNASYRDYTYDCNGEITEGDITIHCFGGHAHGQEDLRSSFANSCNASFANIGLQLDISQYKKTAEDMLFNKSLPGDLNTSKSSFALDSSSGSGEIMMTAMGQGKTTVSPYHMALIAEAVANGGTVMQPYLVEYVTNYTGTQIRKNVPKSYKKVMTSDEAAQLKEYMSAVVEEGTGSVLRGRSYTVAGKTGTAEYSMSDGEKTHSWFMGFTNVDNPELVISVITEGSDGSSSGKAVSIAGEILDSYYN; encoded by the coding sequence ATGGGATATCTCGTATATTTCTCCATCGTCAGGGCAAAACTGGTTGTGAACAGTCCCTATAACCAGCGTCAGGATGCTTATGCACAGAGTGTAATCCGTGGAAAGCTGGTCGACAAAAATGGAAATACTCTGGCTGAAACCGTTGTTGATGAGGATGGAAATGAATCCAGGAATTATCCATACGGGGAGTTATTTGCCCATGTCATCGGATACAGTAATGACAAGCTTGGAAAGACAGGTCTTGAATCTGTCGAAAATTTTGAACTGCTCACCTCCAATGCTTTCTTTATCGAAAAACTGAAAAATGAATTCAGTGAGACGAAGAATATGGGCGATACAGTCGTTACGACACTGGATGCTGATCTTCAGCAGGCTGCTTATCAGGCATTAGGCGAAAATAAAGGAGCCGTTGTTGTCATGGAGGCAGCTACCGGAAAGATCCTCGCAATGGTATCAAAGCCTGCTTACGATCCAAATAATATCGTTGCTGCCTGGTCTGATTTAAATTCGGACGATACGAACAGTCCGCTTCTGAATCGTGCAACGCAGGGATCTTATGCTCCCGGATCTACTTTTAAAGTAGTTACGGCACTGTCTTATATCCGTCAGAATGCCTCATACCGCGATTATACTTATGACTGTAACGGAGAGATCACAGAGGGAGATATTACCATTCATTGCTTTGGAGGTCACGCACATGGACAGGAAGATCTGAGAAGTTCCTTTGCAAACTCCTGTAATGCATCTTTTGCAAATATAGGATTACAGTTAGATATCTCACAATATAAAAAGACTGCGGAAGATATGCTTTTCAACAAATCACTGCCGGGAGACCTGAATACCTCCAAAAGTTCTTTTGCACTTGATTCCTCTTCCGGTTCAGGAGAAATCATGATGACTGCAATGGGACAGGGAAAGACGACCGTCAGTCCTTACCACATGGCTCTGATCGCAGAGGCAGTCGCCAATGGGGGAACCGTTATGCAGCCTTATCTTGTGGAATATGTAACCAACTATACAGGAACTCAGATCCGCAAAAATGTTCCGAAAAGCTACAAAAAAGTAATGACTTCCGATGAAGCCGCACAGTTGAAAGAATATATGTCTGCTGTAGTAGAAGAGGGAACTGGTTCTGTACTCCGTGGCAGAAGTTATACCGTTGCCGGAAAGACCGGAACTGCTGAATACAGTATGTCCGATGGAGAGAAAACCCATTCCTGGTTTATGGGATTTACCAATGTAGATAACCCCGAACTCGTCATCAGTGTGATTACCGAAGGTTCTGACGGAAGTTCCAGTGGTAAGGCAGTATCGATTGCAGGAGAGATTTTAGATTCTTATTATAATTAG
- a CDS encoding FtsW/RodA/SpoVE family cell cycle protein: MTNIIIQISKYIIILLMAAYTFSCFSIFTRNYEDEEKRVLIRQDVLLFLLQMVSFFAMYTAKKDLRILFIYAALAVVILGVILLYNLIYPSVSRLVVNNMCMLITAGMIMITRLSVDSKSPYGIAVKQLAFVIVGVSFGLIVPVLIRKMEFLENWTYIYAGVGGAALLVVALFAATSGGAKLSFNLGPVSIQPSEFVKILFVFYVASSLKKSIEFKNVVVTTAVAAAHVLILVISTDLGAALIYFVVYLIMLYVATRQPLYAVAGVGAGCGAAVIGYHIFSHIKVRVAAWQDPFATYSNGGYQIAQSLFAIGSGGWFGTGLFKGQPDTIPVAETDLIFSAITEEIGMIFSLCLILICVSCYVMFLNIAMELRNQFYKLVALGLGTCYIFQVFLQIGGVTKFIPLTGVTLPFVSYGGSSLLSTMIMFGIIQGLYIVREDEEAEREEKRRKKLQHEKNAKRRERELKDGSGRKTKKKSTTSDKPRFEEVPRQRTPKKARSHNQQRVR; the protein is encoded by the coding sequence ATGACTAATATTATAATACAAATTTCTAAATACATCATTATCCTACTAATGGCCGCATATACCTTTTCATGTTTCTCAATTTTTACGAGAAATTATGAGGATGAAGAGAAAAGAGTACTGATCCGTCAGGATGTTCTCTTATTTTTACTGCAGATGGTTTCTTTTTTTGCCATGTATACTGCGAAAAAGGATCTGCGTATTCTTTTTATTTATGCAGCACTGGCTGTTGTCATACTGGGAGTGATCCTCTTATATAATCTGATCTACCCCAGTGTATCGAGGCTGGTCGTCAACAATATGTGTATGCTGATCACTGCCGGAATGATCATGATCACCCGTTTATCCGTAGACAGTAAATCTCCGTACGGCATTGCTGTAAAGCAGCTTGCTTTTGTTATTGTAGGAGTTTCTTTCGGACTGATCGTACCGGTATTGATCCGCAAGATGGAATTTCTTGAAAACTGGACTTACATTTATGCCGGTGTCGGAGGAGCTGCCCTTCTGGTCGTTGCACTCTTCGCAGCTACCTCAGGCGGAGCAAAATTAAGTTTTAATCTTGGTCCTGTAAGCATCCAGCCTTCAGAATTTGTCAAGATCCTGTTCGTATTTTATGTTGCATCCAGCCTGAAAAAATCGATTGAATTTAAGAATGTTGTAGTGACGACTGCCGTTGCCGCAGCCCACGTACTGATCCTGGTCATCTCCACCGATCTTGGAGCAGCACTGATCTACTTTGTAGTCTATCTGATCATGCTTTATGTTGCCACAAGGCAGCCGCTCTATGCAGTCGCAGGTGTGGGAGCCGGTTGTGGTGCCGCCGTCATAGGGTATCACATTTTCTCCCATATCAAGGTACGTGTTGCCGCATGGCAGGATCCTTTTGCCACTTACAGCAATGGCGGATACCAGATCGCACAGTCGCTTTTTGCAATCGGTTCGGGAGGATGGTTTGGTACAGGACTTTTCAAAGGGCAGCCGGATACGATTCCGGTAGCGGAGACGGATCTGATCTTTTCTGCGATCACGGAGGAAATAGGGATGATCTTTTCTCTCTGTCTGATTCTGATCTGCGTGAGTTGTTATGTGATGTTTTTAAATATTGCGATGGAACTGCGGAATCAGTTTTATAAACTGGTTGCACTTGGACTCGGTACCTGCTATATCTTCCAGGTATTTCTGCAGATCGGCGGTGTCACAAAATTCATTCCACTGACAGGCGTTACCCTGCCATTTGTAAGCTATGGCGGAAGTTCTCTTCTGAGTACCATGATCATGTTCGGTATCATTCAGGGGCTATATATCGTCAGGGAAGATGAAGAGGCCGAACGGGAAGAAAAACGCCGAAAAAAACTACAGCATGAGAAGAACGCAAAAAGAAGAGAAAGGGAATTAAAAGATGGTTCGGGAAGAAAGACCAAGAAAAAATCAACAACATCAGATAAACCGAGATTCGAGGAAGTCCCAAGGCAGAGAACGCCAAAAAAAGCAAGGTCGCACAACCAACAAAGAGTTCGCTAG